In Amaranthus tricolor cultivar Red isolate AtriRed21 chromosome 5, ASM2621246v1, whole genome shotgun sequence, a genomic segment contains:
- the LOC130813040 gene encoding quinone-oxidoreductase homolog, chloroplastic-like: MAGKLMHAVQYSGYGGGAQALKHVKVPVPEPKVDEVLIKVEAATLNPVDWKIQKGVLRPFLPRNFPTIPGTDIAGEVVQVGSHVNKFKVGDKVVAAVMVANSGALTEYAIAKESLTVARPPEVSAPSGAGLFSSSLTAYQALTKSANIKLDGTDEKKNILVTAASGGVGHYVVQLAKLGNTHITATCGARNLDFVKSLGADEVLDYKTPEGAALTSPSGKKYDFVIHCTSGIKWESFEPNLSETGKVIDLTPSLSGMLTFAINKLTFSKKQLVPMILSPNAEDIEYIMDLVKEGKVKTMIDSKHSLSKAEEAWDRIISGHATGKIIIVP, encoded by the exons ATGGCTGGCAAACTAATGCATGCAGTTCAATATTCTGGCTATGGTGGTGGAGCTCAGGCCTTAAAG CACGTGAAGGTTCCTGTTCCTGAGCCAAAGGTAGATGAAGTGTTGATAAAAGTTGAAGCAGCGACATTAAACCCCGTTGATTGGAAGATACAAAAGGGTGTCCTTAGACCTTTCTTACCTCGCAACTTCCCTACAATACCAG GAACTGATATTGCCGGAGAGGTAGTCCAGGTCGGATCTCACGTAAACAAGTTCAAAGTTGGTGACAAGGTTGTGGCCGCTGTTATGGTTGCT AATTCAGGAGCGCTAACAGAGTACGCCATAGCAAAAGAGAGCCTGACAGTAGCAAGACCACCAGAGGTATCTGCACCATCAGGAGCAGGCCTTTTTAGTTCTTCCCTTACAGCTTATCAGGCTCTTACAAAATCTGCCAACATCAAGCTCGACGGAACAGATGAAAAAAAGAACATCCTCGTCACAGCCGCATCAGGGGGTGTTGGCCACTACGTAGTCCAGTTAGCAAAACTCGGAAACACCCACATAACCGCCACATGTGGGGCCCGCAACCTAGACTTTGTCAAGAGCTTAGGCGCTGACGAAGTCCTTGACTATAAGACTCCGGAAGGGGCCGCCTTAACAAGCCCATCAGGAAAAAAGTATGATTTTGTGATACATTGTACATCAGGAATAAAATGGGAGAGTTTTGAACCAAATTTGAGTGAAACAGGAAAAGTCATAGATTTGACTCCAAGTTTAAGTGGTATGCTTACATTTGCTATAAATAAGTTGACATTTTCCAAGAAACAATTGGTTCCTATGATTTTGAGCCCAAATGCAGAGGACATTGAATATATTATGGATTTGGTTAAAGAAGGAAAGGTTAAAACAATGATTGACTCAAAACATAGTTTGAGTAAAGCTGAAGAAGCTTGGGATAGGATCATCAGTGGACATGCTACAGGGAAGATTATAATTGTGCCTTga